A stretch of Fluviicola sp. DNA encodes these proteins:
- a CDS encoding winged helix-turn-helix transcriptional regulator yields the protein MGAIKLAIYPRTQIRKSDVARAISVPARITILKTIIEDGRTNGIYLSDVLKLSQPTIHHHLMVLKSTGLIKGDFFDEDYYWFLNYECEDELNALRWFLED from the coding sequence ATGGGAGCAATTAAACTAGCCATTTATCCACGTACTCAAATCCGGAAATCTGACGTTGCAAGAGCCATATCTGTACCCGCAAGGATTACCATTCTAAAGACAATTATAGAAGACGGTAGAACAAACGGAATATATTTGTCAGATGTATTGAAGTTAAGTCAACCAACCATTCATCATCATTTAATGGTCCTGAAATCCACCGGATTAATCAAGGGAGATTTTTTTGATGAAGACTATTACTGGTTCCTGAATTATGAATGTGAGGATGAGCTCAATGCTTTAAGATGGTTCCTGGAAGATTAA
- a CDS encoding M48 family metallopeptidase, with protein sequence MAAYIGLHQQIRSNNLKSALILAGFPLLILAGVYAFFFFMMGGKDHMEQVNQRFITTIPFVIAGVLIWFLIAYFFNASMIQMASGSRPLERRENMRVYNLTENLCMSVGMKMPQLFVIDSPALNAFASGINEKSYAVTLTTGIIDHLNDEELEGVIAHELTHIRNKDVRLLIVSIIFVGILSFAVDLLLRNLLWGGGRRDKDDNKGVLIALVISAVALLLSVLFKFALSRRREYLADAGAVQMTRNSRAMASALRKISGHSEVSNVKSEDVKQMFIEHKALDGAGFAGLFATHPPIEKRIAVLEQM encoded by the coding sequence ATGGCAGCTTATATTGGTCTTCATCAACAGATCCGAAGCAACAATTTAAAATCAGCTTTGATATTGGCAGGATTCCCGTTATTGATTTTAGCGGGAGTCTATGCTTTTTTCTTCTTTATGATGGGAGGAAAAGATCACATGGAACAAGTCAATCAGCGCTTTATCACAACAATTCCTTTTGTGATCGCAGGAGTATTGATCTGGTTCCTGATCGCTTATTTTTTCAACGCTTCGATGATCCAGATGGCTTCCGGCTCACGTCCACTGGAGCGCAGAGAGAACATGCGTGTTTACAACCTGACGGAAAACTTATGCATGTCCGTAGGAATGAAAATGCCGCAATTGTTTGTGATTGATTCTCCGGCTCTGAACGCTTTTGCCAGCGGGATCAATGAAAAAAGCTACGCCGTTACGCTCACAACTGGTATTATCGACCATTTGAACGACGAAGAACTGGAAGGTGTAATCGCCCACGAACTAACGCACATTCGAAACAAAGACGTTCGTTTACTGATTGTTTCCATCATTTTTGTCGGGATTCTTTCTTTCGCGGTAGACCTTTTACTGCGCAACCTGCTTTGGGGCGGAGGCCGCAGAGATAAAGATGACAACAAAGGTGTTTTGATTGCATTAGTCATTTCAGCCGTTGCCTTGTTATTGTCAGTCCTTTTCAAATTCGCTTTATCCCGCAGACGCGAATACCTTGCCGATGCAGGTGCTGTACAAATGACACGCAACTCACGTGCTATGGCTTCCGCTTTGCGTAAAATCTCCGGTCATTCGGAGGTTTCTAACGTAAAAAGCGAGGACGTCAAGCAAATGTTCATCGAACACAAAGCATTGGACGGTGCAGGATTTGCAGGTTTATTTGCCACCCACCCTCCTATCGAAAAACGCATTGCCGTTTTGGAACAGATGTAA
- a CDS encoding LemA family protein, producing MIAGLIIGGVVLILIFWLISINNRLVSLKNNRESAFADIDVQLKQRYDLIPQLLGAVKGYMNHESEVLTRVTEARSRYLHAGTISEKIAAENNMAAAMNGLNVQIEAYPDLKANTNFMHLQQEIGDLENKLAAVRRYFNSSTKEYNNGIEQFPSSLIAGFKGYKTEPMFDLGVEQRQTLDKAPEVKF from the coding sequence ATGATCGCTGGACTTATTATTGGAGGTGTTGTATTGATTCTAATCTTTTGGTTAATCTCTATTAACAACCGACTTGTTTCATTGAAAAACAATCGCGAAAGCGCTTTTGCGGATATCGACGTACAATTGAAACAACGTTACGACTTAATTCCACAATTATTGGGGGCTGTTAAAGGCTACATGAACCACGAAAGTGAAGTATTGACACGCGTTACAGAAGCTCGTTCCAGATACCTGCATGCAGGAACTATTTCTGAAAAGATCGCTGCTGAAAATAACATGGCTGCTGCAATGAACGGATTGAACGTCCAGATTGAAGCTTACCCGGATTTGAAAGCAAACACGAACTTTATGCATTTGCAGCAGGAAATTGGTGATTTGGAAAACAAACTGGCTGCTGTTCGCCGTTATTTCAACTCTTCTACCAAAGAATACAACAACGGTATCGAACAGTTCCCAAGCAGTTTGATCGCTGGTTTCAAAGGATACAAAACAGAACCGATGTTCGACCTTGGAGTGGAGCAACGCCAGACTTTGGACAAAGCTCCTGAAGTTAAATTCTAA
- a CDS encoding GNAT family N-acetyltransferase yields MTKILETPRLYLREMTPDDAENAYLLNSDPEVLRYTGDDPFESIEEARTFLENYESYRKYGFGRWAMILKETGEYLGWCGLKYTPELDEFDIGYRLMKKFWGKGYATEAAGACLELGFGQLGMETIVGRAMPENGASVCVLEKIGLTYLENRMTEGTEEVIYIKHKS; encoded by the coding sequence ATGACTAAAATCCTCGAAACGCCCCGCCTCTACCTTCGGGAAATGACCCCGGACGATGCTGAAAATGCTTATTTGCTGAATTCAGATCCGGAAGTGCTTCGATATACCGGCGACGATCCTTTTGAAAGCATTGAAGAAGCCCGCACATTCCTGGAAAACTACGAATCTTACCGAAAATATGGGTTTGGCCGTTGGGCAATGATCCTGAAAGAAACCGGCGAATATCTGGGCTGGTGCGGATTGAAATACACTCCCGAACTGGATGAATTCGATATCGGTTACCGGCTCATGAAAAAATTCTGGGGAAAAGGTTATGCCACGGAAGCTGCCGGAGCTTGCCTGGAACTGGGATTCGGTCAGTTGGGCATGGAAACAATTGTGGGACGAGCTATGCCGGAAAATGGTGCTTCTGTGTGCGTACTTGAAAAAATTGGCTTAACTTACCTGGAGAATCGAATGACAGAAGGAACAGAAGAAGTTATTTACATCAAACACAAATCGTAA
- a CDS encoding tetratricopeptide repeat protein — MFISFNKAYDYNTYYCDVKNSLLTIALMLVFVPSRGQTSGIDSIYRLGKSEKNIRKKLLLFNEAVAYGWYYGDYDKAISYGKESLKLARRHHEDSIASLLDNNIGIAFDYKGDYSQALTHFFKALRVAEKIKDRNNEAYILSNIGLIYNNQEQYEKALQYHEKSLRIRRELKFQKGIAASVNNLAIVFMNQEKYEKAIHYYRESMAIDIEMNDSLGLSDDFNNLGVCYQKQGDYKRSEYYQLKSLAIREKLNLSLGVATSKLNLGVVAVKQGKLAEGEKYLNESMALAEKLGAKEILKSVCQSLSESAEKRGDFKTAFKYLHRFNQIEKELANEDNIRKQTQEEMNYKFDKERETQRLNQLATALENKKKQEQALIINWAIAIVGILILGFSFILYRRWNEVKKQKVIIEEKNRQVEEKNHEILDSINYAKRIQTAILPSSQLRERVLPEHFVLYEPKDIVAGDFYWLEETKDSIIFAVADCTGHGVPGAMMSVVCHNALNRSVKEFGLRDPGLILDKTREFIVDELSKEEEDIEISDGMDISLCTWNKSTHQITWAGANNPLWIWKKESSEIVEIKPNKQPIGKHFDMKPFTTHVVELEKGDRIYLITDGYADQFGGPESKKFKAKNLKNLLVQISHEQIARQIDSLRTTFFNWKGDLEQIDDVCIMGIEIE, encoded by the coding sequence ATGTTTATTTCCTTTAACAAAGCTTATGACTATAATACGTATTATTGTGACGTGAAAAATTCCTTGCTCACTATTGCTTTGATGTTGGTTTTTGTTCCTTCCCGGGGACAAACGAGTGGTATTGATTCCATTTACCGGCTGGGAAAATCCGAAAAAAACATCCGAAAAAAACTACTTTTATTCAACGAGGCTGTTGCTTATGGGTGGTATTACGGCGATTACGACAAAGCAATCAGTTACGGAAAAGAATCTCTGAAACTTGCCCGCAGGCACCACGAAGATTCCATTGCAAGTTTGCTTGATAACAATATCGGTATTGCATTCGACTACAAGGGCGATTACTCACAGGCTCTGACCCATTTTTTCAAGGCATTGCGCGTTGCCGAAAAGATAAAGGACCGGAACAACGAAGCCTACATTCTGAGCAATATCGGATTGATCTACAACAACCAGGAACAATATGAAAAAGCGCTTCAATACCACGAGAAATCCCTTCGTATCCGGCGTGAATTGAAGTTTCAAAAAGGAATTGCGGCTTCGGTCAACAACCTGGCAATCGTTTTTATGAACCAGGAGAAATATGAAAAAGCCATTCATTATTACCGGGAATCTATGGCGATCGACATCGAAATGAACGACAGTCTGGGACTTTCCGATGATTTCAATAACCTGGGGGTTTGTTACCAGAAACAGGGAGATTACAAACGATCGGAATATTACCAGCTTAAATCATTGGCTATTCGCGAAAAACTCAACCTGAGCCTGGGAGTTGCTACTTCGAAATTAAACCTGGGAGTGGTGGCCGTCAAGCAGGGAAAACTGGCAGAAGGAGAAAAGTACCTGAACGAATCCATGGCCCTGGCTGAAAAACTGGGCGCTAAGGAAATTTTGAAATCAGTTTGCCAGTCACTCTCCGAATCGGCTGAAAAAAGAGGCGATTTCAAAACCGCTTTTAAATACCTGCACCGGTTTAACCAGATTGAAAAAGAACTGGCCAACGAAGACAATATCCGCAAGCAGACCCAGGAAGAAATGAACTACAAGTTCGACAAAGAGCGTGAAACACAACGCCTGAACCAATTGGCAACAGCTTTGGAAAACAAAAAGAAGCAGGAACAGGCGCTGATCATTAACTGGGCAATCGCCATTGTCGGAATACTGATCCTTGGTTTCTCATTCATCCTTTACCGGCGCTGGAACGAAGTCAAAAAGCAAAAAGTGATCATCGAGGAGAAAAATCGCCAGGTAGAAGAGAAAAACCATGAGATCCTGGATTCCATTAACTATGCCAAACGCATTCAAACAGCCATTCTTCCTTCCAGTCAATTGCGCGAACGCGTCTTACCGGAACATTTCGTTCTTTACGAACCGAAAGACATTGTAGCCGGCGATTTTTACTGGCTGGAAGAAACCAAAGATTCGATCATTTTTGCCGTGGCCGACTGCACCGGACATGGAGTTCCAGGAGCCATGATGAGTGTGGTTTGTCACAACGCCCTGAACCGTTCGGTCAAAGAATTCGGTTTAAGAGACCCGGGATTGATCCTGGACAAAACGCGTGAATTCATTGTAGATGAATTATCCAAGGAAGAGGAAGATATCGAGATTTCAGACGGAATGGATATTTCCCTGTGCACCTGGAATAAGAGCACTCACCAAATTACCTGGGCAGGGGCTAACAATCCGCTTTGGATCTGGAAAAAAGAAAGCAGCGAGATCGTGGAGATCAAACCCAATAAGCAACCCATCGGGAAGCATTTCGACATGAAACCATTTACAACGCACGTTGTAGAACTGGAAAAAGGCGATCGTATCTACCTCATTACCGACGGCTATGCAGATCAGTTCGGCGGACCGGAATCGAAGAAATTCAAGGCGAAAAACCTGAAAAATCTCCTGGTTCAGATCTCCCATGAACAAATCGCCCGCCAAATCGATAGTTTGAGAACAACTTTCTTCAATTGGAAAGGCGACTTAGAACAGATAGATGATGTGTGTATTATGGGGATTGAGATTGAATAA
- a CDS encoding hotdog domain-containing protein encodes MEMELITTYICKDFDIGIHNNMFGGKLMSLIDDAAGSFASQICDSPNMVTIKVDELVFKKAVKSGAILKVYGKVVRFGNSSIELYMEIRKHNVYTGNQDLVTHTNMTFVRIDEEGKSLPIAEYVKKRHALRIEKYGKALLLPTEDGFSAE; translated from the coding sequence ATGGAAATGGAATTGATCACCACATATATTTGTAAAGACTTTGATATAGGCATTCACAACAACATGTTTGGTGGGAAATTGATGTCCCTGATTGACGACGCTGCTGGTTCTTTTGCTTCGCAGATTTGTGATTCGCCCAACATGGTTACGATCAAAGTGGATGAGCTGGTCTTCAAAAAAGCGGTGAAATCCGGGGCCATTCTGAAAGTCTATGGGAAAGTCGTGCGATTCGGGAATTCTTCCATTGAATTGTACATGGAAATCCGCAAACACAACGTTTATACCGGGAACCAGGATTTGGTGACGCATACCAATATGACTTTTGTGCGAATCGATGAAGAAGGGAAATCCCTGCCGATTGCGGAATACGTCAAAAAACGCCACGCGCTGCGTATTGAAAAGTACGGGAAGGCGTTGCTGCTTCCGACTGAAGACGGTTTTTCCGCGGAATAA
- a CDS encoding LytTR family DNA-binding domain-containing protein: MKAYLIDDEQANREVLHILVQKYYPEITIIGESDNLDTFLNSRQLQENTDLLFLDILMPDSTGFDLLNRLKKRRFEVILVTGFEQFALQAFEHSVIDYILKPIDKDRFCAAIEKARKRISEKKLIDSVKSQLDDRCKIAVIKNKKTHYINCSGVAYMVGQSGGYTSIFCKNGDSYLVSKSLSTLENEHKEVPYLIRASQSVIINLDDIASCDQGGSGYIGLKTNDFEVFLPRRKKREVLQQVDAYLKSQS; encoded by the coding sequence ATGAAGGCATATTTAATCGATGACGAACAGGCAAACCGGGAAGTCCTTCACATCCTGGTCCAAAAATATTACCCGGAAATTACGATCATTGGCGAGTCTGACAATTTGGACACCTTTCTTAACAGCAGGCAGCTACAGGAAAATACCGACTTGTTGTTTTTGGATATTTTAATGCCCGACAGTACCGGTTTCGATTTATTGAACCGGCTCAAAAAACGCAGGTTTGAAGTCATTCTGGTAACCGGGTTCGAACAATTTGCTCTGCAGGCATTTGAGCATTCCGTGATTGATTACATTCTAAAACCGATCGACAAAGACCGCTTTTGTGCGGCAATTGAAAAAGCCAGGAAGCGGATTTCGGAAAAGAAACTCATCGATTCGGTTAAAAGCCAATTGGACGACCGTTGCAAAATTGCAGTCATTAAGAACAAAAAAACACATTACATCAATTGTTCCGGTGTGGCCTACATGGTCGGACAATCGGGAGGATACACCTCCATTTTTTGTAAGAACGGAGATTCTTACCTGGTATCCAAATCACTCAGCACCCTGGAAAATGAACACAAAGAAGTTCCTTACCTTATCCGGGCAAGCCAATCGGTCATTATCAACCTCGACGATATTGCAAGCTGCGACCAGGGCGGATCAGGTTATATCGGTTTAAAGACCAATGATTTCGAAGTATTTCTTCCGAGAAGAAAAAAAAGAGAAGTGCTTCAGCAGGTCGATGCCTATCTGAAATCGCAATCGTAA